In Actinomycetota bacterium, one DNA window encodes the following:
- a CDS encoding TadE/TadG family type IV pilus assembly protein: MRACRWYRAEEGTATLPLVLAVPAMLALVLGGVQLALWLHLQHVVTAAAQEGLVAARVETGTAVAGEERAWLFLEQLAPPLLKDPSVVATAGPEVARVVVRARVAEVVPGLRLEVRATAEGVRERFRGP; encoded by the coding sequence GTGCGCGCGTGCCGTTGGTACAGGGCGGAGGAGGGGACGGCAACTCTGCCGCTGGTGCTCGCCGTCCCGGCCATGCTGGCGCTTGTCCTGGGTGGAGTGCAGTTGGCGCTATGGCTCCACCTCCAGCACGTGGTCACCGCCGCCGCCCAGGAGGGCCTCGTCGCGGCCAGGGTGGAGACCGGCACGGCCGTAGCGGGAGAGGAGCGGGCGTGGCTGTTCCTGGAGCAGTTGGCACCGCCGCTGCTCAAGGATCCGTCGGTCGTCGCCACCGCCGGCCCCGAGGTGGCCCGGGTAGTGGTCCGGGCCCGGGTGGCCGAGGTCGTGCCCGGGCTGCGCCTCGAGGTCCGGGCCACGGCCGAAGGCGTACGGGAGCGGTTCCGGGGGCCGTGA
- a CDS encoding TadE/TadG family type IV pilus assembly protein, producing MNAERGNATLELVTITVPFLAVVMFVVLAGRMVAAQGTLDGAARAGARAAAAARAGTEADEAARRAVAADVEGSKVGCERLEVDVDTSDFRAGGTVRVALTCDLAVADLSPLPLPGTRTVTSRSIAVVDVHRGMQ from the coding sequence ATGAACGCGGAGCGCGGCAACGCAACGCTCGAGCTGGTGACGATCACCGTGCCGTTCCTCGCCGTGGTCATGTTCGTCGTGCTGGCCGGGCGGATGGTCGCGGCCCAGGGCACGCTCGACGGCGCGGCTCGCGCCGGCGCCCGGGCCGCAGCCGCGGCGCGCGCTGGTACGGAAGCGGATGAGGCGGCTCGGCGAGCCGTGGCGGCCGACGTGGAGGGCTCCAAGGTGGGCTGCGAGCGGTTGGAGGTCGACGTCGACACTTCTGACTTCCGCGCTGGCGGCACCGTCCGCGTGGCGCTTACCTGCGACCTGGCCGTCGCCGACCTTTCGCCGCTACCCCTACCGGGGACACGCACCGTCACCTCCCGTTCGATCGCGGTGGTCGACGTCCATCGAGGTATGCAATGA
- a CDS encoding pilus assembly protein TadG-related protein: protein MRRRSEAGTVTLFMVLMVPVLLIGLGGLVFDGGRVLVAKREALNAAQQAARAGAQGVATEDLRAGATGPQRLDPGRARARALAHLDQLGHVGSVDVDGEVVRVTVTVRRTARLLPLGTTEVSATAEARNVRGVLGAET from the coding sequence ATGAGGCGGCGGTCCGAGGCCGGCACGGTCACGCTCTTCATGGTGCTGATGGTGCCGGTCCTGCTGATCGGCCTCGGCGGGCTCGTGTTCGACGGCGGCCGCGTCCTGGTGGCCAAGCGAGAAGCCCTGAACGCTGCCCAGCAGGCAGCTCGGGCCGGCGCCCAGGGGGTGGCCACCGAGGACCTTCGTGCTGGCGCCACCGGTCCCCAGCGGCTCGACCCGGGCCGGGCGCGTGCCCGTGCTTTGGCCCACCTCGACCAGCTCGGCCACGTCGGCAGCGTGGACGTCGATGGCGAGGTGGTGAGGGTGACAGTCACGGTTAGGCGCACCGCCCGGCTCCTGCCCTTGGGGACCACCGAGGTCAGCGCCACGGCCGAGGCCCGGAACGTGCGCGGCGTCCTGGGGGCCGAGACATGA
- a CDS encoding DUF433 domain-containing protein: MIELVGRQRNHFVWRPAIETFAEQIRYGPDSHASGWDLSPWVEIDPSVQFGTPVVRGTRVPVRTIAANLRAGTPEDVADWYGLTVQQVQGVIEYLALH; encoded by the coding sequence ATGATCGAGCTTGTCGGCAGACAGAGGAATCACTTTGTCTGGCGGCCGGCTATCGAGACGTTCGCAGAACAGATTCGGTACGGTCCCGACTCGCACGCCAGCGGTTGGGATCTGAGTCCATGGGTGGAGATCGATCCCTCGGTCCAGTTCGGCACCCCGGTCGTGCGAGGCACTCGTGTCCCAGTCAGGACCATCGCTGCGAACCTAAGGGCCGGGACACCGGAAGACGTTGCCGACTGGTACGGGCTAACCGTCCAGCAAGTCCAGGGAGTGATCGAGTACCTCGCCCTCCACTAA